The DNA region CTTTTGCCCCAGTAGCCATGAACCAAGTGGCGATCTAAGACTACTTCCATCATATAGCTCGTATTTTTCGTGCTAAGATGAAATCGTTTTCTATCTTGTTTGAATTCTATACCCATTTCTTACCCTCCTATTTATATGTTTGATTTAATAATAAACCAGAACCGCCAAGTTCTATGGTATCTCTGCCCAACTTACTGTTGTATACTAAAACGCCAAGTCCTGTATCGATGGCTTGATATAAACTATCCGCAAATGCCCTATCTCGCTCATGATGAGGCCTAAAACTGTGAATATGTTCTATCTGAATCAAGAAACATACATAATTTTTATAGCCTTCTTTCATACCTTTTACTAATTCATTAATATGTTTGGTGCCTCTTATGGTAGGTGCATCCGGAAAAAGAGCTAAGCCTGCCTCTTCCAAAGTTACCCCTTTCACTTCAATAAAACCCTTTTCCAAACCTTTTTCATAGTAAATATCAAATCTGGATGTACCATAGGTCACTTCTCGACTGGCGTGGGAAACTTGTCCAATTTCCCTGATTTCTCCGGCAATGAGCGCTTCATAGATGACTTGATTTGGTACTTGAGAATCAATATTCACCAAGACATCACCTTTATAGATACCAATCAATGAATACCTGGTTTTTCTGTTAGGGTTGTCACTTTTTTCAAGATAGACTTTGACACCTTCTATAAATAATTCCTGACAGCGTCCTGTGTTTTTTACATGTACCTCTTCAGACTTACCATCTATAAATACTTTCGCAATGAAGCGATTTAAACGTTTGACAAATATGCCTTCTACAATGTTTTTGTATCTCATTATTTTAACCTTTCTTTACAGCGCTATAATAAATATAGCATATGGCCTTCTTTTGTCAACTGCCTCGTTTTGCGCTTTCTAATATAACAAAGGAAGCTACAAACCTTGAGGCTGTAGCTTCCTAAAATAATTTAATATTTTAATGGTTTATTACATTGGCATAAGTGCTGCAAACTCTTCAACTGTTGCATCACGCATATAGGCATCAATAATTTGTCTACCTAGTGGGTTTAACTCTTCTGTGTTGAACTTTACAAGTTCTCGTTTGAAGAAGTCTGTAAGAAGCTTTGCACCGGCATCATAAGCTTCATCTCCGATGTTAACTTGATGATTTGT from Petrocella atlantisensis includes:
- the sfsA gene encoding DNA/RNA nuclease SfsA; this encodes MRYKNIVEGIFVKRLNRFIAKVFIDGKSEEVHVKNTGRCQELFIEGVKVYLEKSDNPNRKTRYSLIGIYKGDVLVNIDSQVPNQVIYEALIAGEIREIGQVSHASREVTYGTSRFDIYYEKGLEKGFIEVKGVTLEEAGLALFPDAPTIRGTKHINELVKGMKEGYKNYVCFLIQIEHIHSFRPHHERDRAFADSLYQAIDTGLGVLVYNSKLGRDTIELGGSGLLLNQTYK